One genomic window of Bacteroidales bacterium includes the following:
- a CDS encoding 1-deoxy-D-xylulose-5-phosphate reductoisomerase, whose protein sequence is MVKRIALLGSTGSIGKQVLDVVKNNPGHFQIVVLSAQISSEKLIEQALEFEPKAVVIGCENSFETVRSALRGKNIAVYTGIDDLNSIVERDDVDLVLVALVGFAGLKPTINAIKNGKNVALANKESLVVAGEMLTNLAKKNNVKIIPVDSEHSAIFQCLRGERTDNIEKIYLTASGGPFLGKGKDFLQYVTPEHALQHPKWEMGAKITIDSASLMNKGLEVIEAKWLFNLNVDQIEVLIHPQSVIHSIVQFIDGSMKAQMGPPDMRLPIQFALSYPARISSTFPRFDFSHQSNLSFYPPDRETFPNLGLAYEALAKKGNMPCILNAANEVAVESFLSGKVGFLQITDLIEHCMEKISFIENPDFEELVQTNKQTKAYAQNLVKYQFKA, encoded by the coding sequence TTGGTGAAAAGAATAGCATTACTAGGATCAACAGGATCAATAGGAAAACAGGTGTTGGACGTTGTGAAAAACAATCCGGGTCATTTCCAAATTGTTGTATTATCTGCTCAAATTAGTTCAGAAAAACTTATTGAGCAGGCACTCGAGTTTGAACCTAAAGCTGTAGTGATTGGGTGTGAAAATTCATTTGAAACAGTTCGCTCAGCTTTAAGAGGAAAAAATATTGCGGTTTACACCGGTATTGATGATCTTAACAGCATTGTCGAACGTGATGATGTGGATCTAGTACTTGTTGCTCTGGTTGGGTTTGCCGGTCTTAAACCAACGATAAATGCCATTAAAAACGGAAAAAACGTTGCTTTGGCAAATAAAGAATCATTAGTTGTAGCTGGCGAAATGTTAACAAATCTTGCCAAAAAAAACAATGTAAAAATCATACCGGTAGATTCGGAGCATTCAGCTATTTTCCAGTGCCTCAGAGGAGAAAGAACTGATAACATCGAAAAAATTTACCTCACAGCATCCGGTGGACCTTTTTTAGGAAAAGGAAAAGATTTTTTGCAGTATGTAACTCCGGAGCATGCTCTTCAGCATCCTAAATGGGAAATGGGAGCTAAAATCACCATTGACTCTGCTTCATTAATGAATAAGGGTTTAGAAGTTATCGAAGCGAAATGGCTTTTTAATCTCAATGTCGATCAAATAGAGGTTTTAATCCATCCGCAATCGGTTATCCACTCAATTGTTCAGTTTATTGATGGCAGCATGAAAGCACAGATGGGACCACCAGATATGCGTTTACCTATCCAGTTTGCATTATCTTACCCCGCCAGAATATCCAGCACTTTTCCCCGTTTTGATTTTTCGCATCAATCGAATCTTTCGTTTTATCCACCTGATAGAGAAACATTCCCCAACTTGGGACTTGCTTATGAGGCACTAGCCAAAAAAGGAAACATGCCATGCATTCTGAACGCTGCCAATGAAGTAGCTGTAGAATCTTTTTTGAGTGGTAAAGTTGGGTTTCTGCAAATCACTGATCTTATTGAACATTGTATGGAAAAAATCAGTTTTATTGAAAATCCTGATTTTGAGGAATTAGTCCAAACCAATAAACAAACAAAAGCGTACGCACAAAATTTAGTCAAGTATCAATTTAAAGCTTAA
- a CDS encoding M23 family metallopeptidase, which yields MEKNKKRSWGQSPKLLRKYKLVLMDAQTYEEKFSFLVTRLGVFVSVGTVIVLLIVMTIYLVAFTSLREYIPGYTNLTLPKQIYDLQRRTDSLENELKSRSLYLENLRRILTNDEMSEEPIPQYEAMPHYDTITLRHSSADSMLREEYENQTQFNLYPNTMFSYSPTNIGNIYFFTPINGIITRKFNPTQAHYGIDIVANPNESIKSILDGTVIFSDWTLETGHIICIQHQHQLISVYKHNSSLLKQQGAFVKAGEIISFVGESGELQTGPHLHFELWYDGKPVDPEEFISF from the coding sequence ATGGAAAAAAATAAAAAACGTTCCTGGGGACAATCGCCGAAACTACTTCGAAAGTACAAGCTGGTGTTAATGGATGCCCAAACGTACGAAGAAAAATTCTCGTTTTTAGTCACCAGGCTTGGCGTTTTTGTAAGTGTGGGTACTGTTATCGTCCTTTTAATTGTAATGACCATTTACCTTGTTGCTTTTACTTCGCTACGCGAATATATTCCTGGCTATACTAATCTCACCCTACCCAAACAGATTTATGACCTGCAACGAAGAACTGACTCACTTGAAAATGAACTAAAAAGCCGGTCATTGTATTTGGAAAACCTAAGAAGAATACTTACTAATGATGAAATGAGCGAAGAGCCAATTCCGCAATACGAAGCTATGCCGCATTATGATACAATCACACTGAGGCATTCCTCTGCTGATTCGATGCTTCGTGAAGAATACGAAAATCAGACCCAGTTTAACCTCTACCCAAATACAATGTTTTCATACTCGCCAACCAATATTGGCAACATTTATTTTTTCACACCAATCAATGGGATCATCACACGAAAGTTTAATCCTACACAGGCGCATTATGGAATTGATATCGTGGCAAATCCGAATGAATCCATCAAGTCAATTCTTGATGGAACTGTCATTTTTTCTGACTGGACCCTCGAAACAGGTCACATCATTTGTATCCAACATCAGCATCAATTGATTTCCGTTTACAAGCACAACTCCAGTTTGCTAAAACAGCAGGGAGCATTTGTCAAAGCCGGTGAAATTATCTCATTTGTAGGTGAATCAGGTGAACTTCAGACAGGTCCGCATTTGCACTTCGAACTTTGGTACGATGGCAAGCCGGTTGATCCTGAAGAATTCATCTCATTTTGA
- a CDS encoding tetratricopeptide repeat protein, with amino-acid sequence MEKFKNTIFIRWKSRLMVTLLTFGFGVIVFSTFTSCSTKKNTFTRRAYHNLVAHYNTYWNGNESFKEGVRTLEKTAADNYTSVLPVFKFGNEQEAISVAFNMDRAIEKSSKVILKHSMYFKRKEYVRRVMDSYMLIGKSYLYKREYSNARRTFEWVSSFYDNDDIKYEADLWLAMTYNQNREFEKSSTMLDNLNKNIRNGKAPSSLDKQFQMVYADYFILQGDYQPAIKHLQRAIELNAKKKDKNRLRFILAQIYQEIGDMKEAARLYQLVIKKNPPYEMSINAKINLAKTYDIKRSNRSMIVKKLEKLLKDSKNTDYRDQIYYALADMYMKDNQMEQVIEYLTLSVATSVSNDYQKTLSSLKLADIYFEEPDYPLAQAYYDTAMQVLPREFPNYDNIKNKTEILTELITNLQVISTQDSLQNMARMPEAERNKLIDAQIKKIAEEEALRAEQEREAQRTVSMLEQTTNQQNRTMQQSGGWYFYNPSAVSFGYTEFVNKWGRRKLEDLWRLSNKQVILEFDELAEELEGDSLSVADTVKVETDPKKREFYLQNLPLTEEKVAASNAMIEDALFVVGYIYKDGLKDNLKSIESFEELLRRFPEHENLLMVYYQLYKNFEEVPDAQKADYYKNKIINDFPDTDYAKILLDPNYNLVVQARLDAASNFYFDTYSAYMSNQFYLVINNYNIAVERYQESELISKFEFLKALAFGKLQNLDTLKQSLEHIVVNYPESEVKPLAQEILNRLRPDETGQLVLLETPAASDEIVGEELPVEDFSTIYSDNQSAVHFFALVVDGSKTNINALKIRFSDFNSNYFKLSQLKINSLVFDNDLQLVTVGNFENAEKAMIYYRSAMNNTYITTPLESAGASSFVVTTDNYPLLYREKDVNSYLQFFERNYLNE; translated from the coding sequence TTGGAAAAGTTTAAAAATACAATTTTCATCAGGTGGAAAAGTCGGTTAATGGTTACCCTACTTACTTTTGGGTTCGGTGTAATTGTATTTTCAACTTTTACTTCATGTTCTACCAAGAAAAATACCTTTACCAGGCGTGCTTACCATAATCTCGTAGCTCACTATAATACTTATTGGAATGGTAATGAAAGTTTCAAAGAAGGGGTGAGGACACTGGAGAAGACCGCTGCCGACAACTACACTTCTGTGCTTCCTGTTTTCAAATTTGGCAATGAACAGGAAGCAATATCCGTGGCTTTTAACATGGATCGTGCCATCGAAAAATCGTCGAAGGTAATCTTAAAGCATTCGATGTATTTTAAGCGGAAAGAATATGTCCGCAGGGTTATGGATAGCTACATGCTGATTGGAAAATCCTATCTCTATAAACGGGAGTATTCCAATGCAAGAAGGACATTCGAATGGGTTTCTAGTTTTTACGATAACGATGATATAAAATACGAAGCTGACCTTTGGTTGGCTATGACCTACAACCAAAATCGTGAATTCGAAAAATCAAGTACAATGCTTGATAACCTGAATAAAAATATCAGGAATGGTAAAGCACCATCAAGTCTTGATAAACAGTTTCAGATGGTTTATGCTGATTATTTCATTCTTCAGGGTGACTATCAGCCGGCCATCAAACATCTTCAGAGAGCTATTGAGCTCAACGCCAAGAAGAAGGATAAAAACCGGTTAAGGTTTATTCTTGCTCAGATTTATCAGGAAATAGGTGATATGAAAGAAGCCGCCAGACTTTATCAACTGGTTATTAAGAAAAACCCACCTTATGAAATGTCTATCAACGCTAAGATAAACCTTGCAAAAACCTATGATATTAAAAGGAGTAACAGAAGTATGATCGTTAAGAAGTTGGAAAAGCTTCTAAAAGATTCAAAAAACACCGATTACCGCGATCAGATCTATTATGCGCTGGCTGACATGTACATGAAGGACAATCAAATGGAACAGGTGATTGAATACCTCACTTTGTCGGTTGCGACCAGCGTATCCAATGATTATCAAAAGACACTTTCCTCACTTAAACTGGCCGACATCTATTTCGAAGAACCTGATTACCCCCTTGCACAGGCTTATTACGACACTGCCATGCAGGTTTTGCCACGAGAATTTCCCAACTACGACAACATCAAGAACAAAACCGAAATCCTTACTGAGCTCATAACCAATTTGCAAGTGATCAGTACCCAGGATAGTTTGCAAAATATGGCACGAATGCCTGAAGCGGAAAGGAACAAGTTAATTGATGCACAAATTAAAAAAATTGCTGAAGAAGAAGCCCTAAGGGCCGAGCAGGAAAGAGAAGCCCAGCGAACTGTTTCAATGCTTGAGCAAACAACAAATCAGCAAAACAGAACCATGCAGCAATCGGGGGGATGGTACTTTTATAATCCTTCTGCAGTTAGTTTTGGTTACACTGAGTTTGTGAACAAGTGGGGAAGACGGAAGTTGGAGGATTTATGGAGATTGAGCAACAAGCAAGTTATTCTTGAATTTGACGAACTTGCTGAAGAGTTGGAAGGAGATAGTCTAAGTGTAGCAGACACCGTGAAAGTAGAGACCGATCCCAAGAAACGAGAGTTTTACCTTCAAAACTTGCCACTTACTGAAGAAAAAGTAGCTGCTTCAAATGCAATGATTGAGGATGCGTTGTTTGTCGTTGGTTACATTTACAAAGACGGGCTTAAGGACAACTTAAAATCAATTGAATCATTCGAGGAGCTGTTAAGAAGATTTCCAGAGCATGAAAACCTGTTGATGGTATATTATCAGCTGTATAAAAATTTTGAAGAGGTTCCGGATGCTCAAAAGGCGGATTATTATAAAAACAAGATTATTAACGATTTTCCTGATACCGATTATGCCAAGATACTGCTCGACCCTAATTATAATCTTGTAGTCCAGGCACGGCTTGATGCAGCCAGCAATTTTTATTTTGATACCTATTCCGCCTATATGAGCAATCAGTTTTACCTGGTAATTAACAATTATAATATAGCAGTTGAAAGGTATCAGGAAAGCGAACTTATTTCAAAGTTTGAATTTTTAAAGGCACTTGCATTCGGGAAACTGCAAAATCTCGATACACTTAAGCAGTCATTAGAACATATTGTGGTTAATTACCCTGAGAGCGAGGTCAAACCTTTGGCACAGGAAATCCTCAACCGGCTTAGGCCTGATGAGACCGGCCAACTCGTTTTGCTCGAAACGCCGGCTGCTTCCGATGAAATTGTTGGAGAAGAATTACCTGTTGAAGATTTCTCTACAATTTATTCGGACAATCAATCCGCAGTTCATTTCTTCGCTCTTGTTGTTGATGGAAGTAAAACCAATATCAATGCCTTAAAAATAAGATTTTCCGACTTCAATTCAAACTATTTTAAGTTATCGCAACTTAAGATAAACAGCCTGGTCTTTGATAATGATTTGCAGTTGGTCACAGTTGGGAATTTCGAAAATGCTGAAAAAGCGATGATTTATTACCGTTCAGCAATGAATAATACTTACATAACAACTCCTCTTGAAAGTGCAGGCGCTTCTAGTTTTGTAGTTACAACCGACAATTATCCCCTTTTGTATCGGGAAAAAGATGTCAATTCCTATTTGCAATTTTTTGAGAGAAATTACCTAAACGAATAA
- a CDS encoding polymer-forming cytoskeletal protein gives MAKSTSSDIPPSINFIGSGTNITGDIKSNGDFRIDGNLTGSINSKGKIVIGQSGKVDGEIVCQNADISGEIRAKVIVHELLTLKATAILTGDIYTSKLAIEPGAIFTGACNMNEIPGQIKPELLKKSEVLKPKEAVKVD, from the coding sequence ATGGCAAAATCTACCAGCAGCGATATTCCTCCCTCAATCAATTTTATAGGGAGTGGAACAAACATAACCGGCGATATAAAATCAAACGGCGATTTCAGAATTGATGGGAATCTTACTGGTTCTATTAATTCGAAGGGGAAGATCGTAATTGGCCAGTCTGGCAAAGTAGACGGCGAGATTGTTTGCCAGAACGCTGATATTTCTGGTGAAATAAGGGCAAAAGTAATTGTTCACGAATTACTTACCCTTAAAGCCACTGCAATCCTCACCGGAGACATTTACACAAGCAAACTGGCCATTGAACCAGGTGCAATTTTTACGGGTGCATGTAATATGAATGAAATTCCTGGGCAAATTAAACCTGAACTTTTAAAAAAATCAGAAGTGTTGAAACCCAAGGAGGCTGTGAAAGTGGATTAA
- a CDS encoding MerR family transcriptional regulator — MALTKYSIRDLEQLTGIKAHTLRIWEKRYNVVTPKRTPTNIRYYTDDDLKKLLNVSILNRHGFKISNIACLENDDLGKKIISITNKSLDTDTNLENLIISMIEIDEGKFEKILSTMIINMGFEETFIKVVIPFFEKIGVLWQIGTINPGQEHFITNLIRQKIIVAIDGLFRPVNSVNQKTFLLYLPDGELHEIGLLFYSYLIQKRGHKVIYLGQMVPFEDLVAVAEAQNPDVFLSIFTANLLNENLEEHLQKLSMKFPQSRIIAGGLQFGLNSFKIPPNATIISDTKSFKEELKKFE; from the coding sequence GTGGCGCTTACAAAATACTCCATACGGGATTTAGAGCAATTGACAGGTATTAAAGCTCATACCCTGAGAATTTGGGAAAAACGTTACAATGTGGTTACACCTAAACGTACCCCTACTAATATAAGGTATTACACGGATGATGACCTGAAGAAGCTTCTGAACGTTTCTATTCTTAACAGGCATGGGTTCAAAATCTCCAATATTGCTTGTCTTGAGAACGACGACCTCGGGAAAAAAATCATATCAATTACCAACAAGTCTTTAGACACAGACACTAACCTTGAGAACCTCATTATCTCAATGATAGAGATTGATGAAGGTAAATTTGAGAAAATTCTCTCCACTATGATTATCAATATGGGTTTCGAAGAGACCTTTATTAAGGTAGTCATTCCATTTTTTGAGAAGATTGGTGTTCTTTGGCAAATAGGTACAATAAACCCTGGTCAGGAACACTTTATCACCAATTTGATACGTCAGAAGATCATTGTTGCAATCGACGGGCTTTTCCGACCTGTAAATTCAGTAAACCAAAAAACCTTTCTGCTATATTTGCCGGATGGTGAGTTACATGAAATAGGACTTTTGTTTTATTCATATTTGATTCAGAAGCGGGGGCATAAAGTGATTTACCTGGGGCAAATGGTACCTTTTGAGGATCTGGTAGCCGTTGCTGAGGCTCAAAACCCGGATGTGTTCCTTTCGATATTTACGGCAAACCTCCTCAATGAAAATTTAGAAGAGCACTTACAAAAGTTAAGTATGAAATTTCCTCAAAGCCGAATTATCGCCGGTGGGTTGCAATTCGGGTTAAACAGTTTTAAAATTCCTCCGAACGCAACAATTATTAGCGATACCAAATCATTCAAGGAGGAATTGAAGAAATTTGAGTAA
- a CDS encoding RNA polymerase sigma factor translates to MGTMEFNNQLASLQDNLTYFAQSLTQNSEDAKDLVQETYLKALTYRDKFEANTNLKAWTYTIMKNTFINNYRRNVKMSTMVDNTADLFFLNSGSSSEEATPDSVYSHKEISKVVNNLEDEHRVPFQMHHEGFKYKEIAEHLDLSIGTVKSRIFFSRKKLMKALKDN, encoded by the coding sequence ATGGGAACTATGGAATTTAATAATCAGCTTGCAAGTTTACAAGATAACCTGACCTATTTCGCTCAATCGTTAACTCAGAATTCGGAGGATGCCAAAGACCTCGTTCAGGAAACCTACCTGAAAGCATTGACTTACCGCGACAAGTTTGAAGCAAACACCAACCTGAAGGCATGGACATACACCATCATGAAGAACACCTTTATTAATAACTACCGCCGTAACGTTAAAATGAGTACAATGGTTGACAATACTGCAGATCTCTTTTTTCTGAATTCCGGAAGTTCCTCAGAGGAGGCCACACCTGATTCAGTTTACTCTCATAAAGAGATTTCCAAGGTTGTGAACAACCTTGAGGATGAGCACCGTGTTCCATTTCAGATGCACCACGAAGGATTTAAATACAAAGAAATCGCCGAGCACCTCGACTTATCCATCGGAACTGTGAAGAGCAGAATTTTCTTCAGTCGAAAGAAATTAATGAAAGCGCTTAAAGATAATTGA